A window from Polyangium spumosum encodes these proteins:
- a CDS encoding PAS domain-containing sensor histidine kinase, which translates to MVRWFGARFGRPRAELERVLAQVDIERLRFRDLVNNLDHAVVWEADAQTLRFSFVSDRALGVSGMSPEEWMSVPDFWSTFVPPPDRDNLLALFRHCIAERRDERYDHRFRRPDGRVLWFHTGVHVAERAGRPILQGVSVDVSELKEAIAARERILGIVSHDLRNPLSVITMGLELMARKAPPGEAGAELRQRAGTVLRQARHMARIIEDLVDLAALSEKRLSVAHDPDDPRKLTMEAVANFEGRAKEKGLRLQGACAGELPRVLCDPVRVLQILGNLISNAIDATEPGGSIVVRAERRGDEVLFSVADTGRGIPAEHLPNLFEPYWRGSGVAYKGSGLGLAIVQGLVAALGGRVWVESEMGRGTTFYFTLPVDEG; encoded by the coding sequence TTGGTCCGCTGGTTCGGCGCGCGCTTCGGCCGGCCGCGCGCCGAGCTCGAGCGTGTCCTCGCCCAGGTCGACATCGAGAGGCTGCGCTTCCGCGACCTCGTGAACAACCTCGATCACGCCGTCGTCTGGGAGGCCGACGCGCAGACGTTGCGGTTCTCCTTCGTGAGCGACCGGGCCCTCGGTGTCTCCGGCATGTCGCCGGAGGAATGGATGAGCGTGCCCGATTTCTGGTCCACCTTCGTCCCGCCCCCGGATCGAGACAACCTGCTCGCGCTCTTCCGCCATTGCATCGCGGAGCGGAGGGACGAGCGGTACGATCATCGGTTTCGCCGGCCGGACGGTCGTGTCCTCTGGTTCCACACCGGCGTGCACGTGGCCGAGCGCGCGGGCAGACCGATCCTCCAGGGCGTGAGCGTCGACGTCTCCGAGCTGAAGGAGGCCATCGCGGCGCGCGAACGTATCCTCGGGATCGTCTCCCACGACCTGCGCAACCCGCTCAGCGTGATCACGATGGGCCTCGAGCTCATGGCCCGGAAAGCGCCACCCGGCGAGGCCGGGGCCGAGCTGCGGCAACGCGCCGGGACGGTCCTGCGGCAGGCGCGGCACATGGCGCGCATCATCGAGGACCTCGTGGACCTCGCGGCCCTGTCGGAGAAGCGCCTCTCGGTCGCGCACGACCCCGACGATCCACGCAAGCTCACGATGGAAGCCGTGGCGAATTTCGAGGGCAGGGCGAAGGAGAAGGGGCTGCGTTTGCAAGGCGCGTGCGCCGGAGAGCTGCCGCGGGTGCTCTGTGATCCGGTGCGGGTGCTCCAGATCCTCGGCAACCTGATCAGCAATGCGATCGACGCGACGGAGCCGGGCGGCTCCATCGTCGTGCGCGCGGAGAGGCGCGGGGACGAGGTGCTCTTCTCCGTGGCGGACACCGGCCGCGGGATCCCGGCCGAGCACCTGCCAAACCTCTTCGAGCCTTACTGGCGGGGCAGCGGCGTCGCCTACAAGGGCAGCGGGCTCGGGCTCGCCATCGTCCAGGGGCTCGTGGCCGCGCTCGGCGGCAGGGTCTGGGTCGAGAGCGAAATGGGCCGGGGCACGACGTTTTATTTCACGTTGCCCGTCGACGAGGGCTGA